A stretch of DNA from Cytophagia bacterium CHB2:
GCGGACTTTGGCCGCATCGCGGGCGGCGGGTGTGACAAGCGCGCCGGTGGGCACTATAATCTGGGTTTTGCGCTCCTTCCAGGCTTGCAGGATGTCGCGCTCCGTTAAAACTTGTTTCGATTTACGCGAAGGCGCTACAGGCATTTTCTTTCAGGTTAATTTGTGGAAGCGGCTATACCCGTCATGGGCACGAACTTGACTGGCAGGGAATGCGTGCGTTCAATTTCACCGTTGGCATTTTTCTTAATATGCACAAGCCGCTGATCGAGATCGCCCAACGGCAAAATCATTATGCCTTCGGGCGCAAGCTGTTCCAGCAACATCTCGGGAACTTGGGTTGGCGCAGCAGAGAGAATGATGCGATCAAAACTCCCGGCTTCAGGCCAGCCTTTGTAACCATCGGCGCAGCGAATATGAACGTTGGCATAATTCAAATCCTTGAGAATCCTCTCGGCGCGCGCCGCCAGCTCGGGAATGATTTCGATCGAATAAACTTCGTCACACAAATGTGAAAGCAGCGCGGCTTCGTAACCCGATCCGGCGCCGATCTCCAGCACTTTTTCGATGCCCACTAATTTCAAGGCCTGGAGCATGTAGGCGACAATATAGGGCTGGGAAACGGTTTGTCCATAACCAATGGCGATCGGCGTATCGTCGTAGGCGGCGGCATGATAGCGATCCGGCACGAAACAATGCCGGGGCACGAGCCGCATAGCTTCGAGCACGCGCGGGTCATGAATACCACGTCGTTCGATTTGATGTGCCACCATGCGTTTGCGCTGCGTCGCAAACGGGTCGCGGCTAGCCGGATCATCTTGCCACAATTGTGAACTCATTGTTTAACGTGTGCCACTCTGTTTATGCGAAAACTTCACGCGCGCTTACGTGGAAGCAGTGAGCAATTTCTCCACATGCGCGGCAACAGAACGCGACAGGCCTTCGAGATGATAGCCGCCTTCCAGCAGAGACGCGATCTTGCCCTGGCAGGACGATTTGGCCAGGTCCAACAGGATCTCCGTCATGCGGGCAAAACCGGATTCCGTCAAACGCAGATGCGCAAGCGGATCGTGCTGATGCGCATCAAAGCCCGCGGATATTAAAACAAAATCCGGTTTGAAGGTTTCGTGCACTTCTGCAACAACGGCGTCGAAGCGCGCGAGATAATCTGCTTCCGGCGTATGCGCTGCGATCGTGACATTGCGGGTTTTCCCCAATCCCGCACCGGCGCCGGTTTCATTTTCCCGCCCGGTGCCCGGATAAAGCGGCCATTCATGAAAACTCAAAAAATAAACGTCACCGCGTTCATAAAAAATATCCTGCGTGCCGTTGCCATGATGCACATCCCAATCAACGATCAACACGCGCTCAGCGCGCTGATTTTGCAGCAGCCATTCTGCCGCAATCGCAACATTATTAAACAAACAAAAACCCATGGCGGCGCCGGCTTCGGCATGATGGCCGGGCGGGCGCATCGCGCAAAAAGCATTACGCAGCTTTCCCGAGCTGACGCGATCAACAGCGTCCAGCGCTGCACCTGCCGCCAAGCGCGCGGCGTGAAAGGAATGTTCCGAAACGATGGTGTCGGCATCGAGCGCATTTAGCTGCCAACCGCAGCTTTGTTGAATCCAATCGACGTATTGGCGCGGGTGAACGGCGGTAATCGCCGAAAGCGGCGCCGGTTCCGGTTCGATCATTTGCACACGCTCCAAAAGTCCCATCGTGTTTAAATGTGAGATGATCGCCTCCAGCCGGGCAGGCCGCTCTGGATGCCCTTCGCCGGTGTCATGTTTCA
This window harbors:
- a CDS encoding protein-L-isoaspartate(D-aspartate) O-methyltransferase, which encodes MSSQLWQDDPASRDPFATQRKRMVAHQIERRGIHDPRVLEAMRLVPRHCFVPDRYHAAAYDDTPIAIGYGQTVSQPYIVAYMLQALKLVGIEKVLEIGAGSGYEAALLSHLCDEVYSIEIIPELAARAERILKDLNYANVHIRCADGYKGWPEAGSFDRIILSAAPTQVPEMLLEQLAPEGIMILPLGDLDQRLVHIKKNANGEIERTHSLPVKFVPMTGIAASTN
- a CDS encoding histone deacetylase, which encodes MTGFYYHSACLKHDTGEGHPERPARLEAIISHLNTMGLLERVQMIEPEPAPLSAITAVHPRQYVDWIQQSCGWQLNALDADTIVSEHSFHAARLAAGAALDAVDRVSSGKLRNAFCAMRPPGHHAEAGAAMGFCLFNNVAIAAEWLLQNQRAERVLIVDWDVHHGNGTQDIFYERGDVYFLSFHEWPLYPGTGRENETGAGAGLGKTRNVTIAAHTPEADYLARFDAVVAEVHETFKPDFVLISAGFDAHQHDPLAHLRLTESGFARMTEILLDLAKSSCQGKIASLLEGGYHLEGLSRSVAAHVEKLLTAST